The Salvelinus sp. IW2-2015 linkage group LG15, ASM291031v2, whole genome shotgun sequence genome includes a region encoding these proteins:
- the LOC111974744 gene encoding glucose-6-phosphate isomerase-like has product MGLTHDPTFQKLEKWYHEHALHLNMRKMFEEDKERFHKFSTTLKTDHGDILIDYSKNLITEDVMKMLVELGKSRGIEATRDKMFHGDKINFTEGRAVLHVALRNRSNHPIMVDGHDVMPEVNKVLEKMKGFCHKVRSGEWKGWTGKSITDVVNVGIGGSDLGPLMVTEALKNYSKGGPRVHFVSNIDGTHISKTLAELNAETTLFIVASKTFTTQETITNAESAKEWFIEHAKDKSAVAKHFVALSTAGPLVKAFGIDPDNMFGFWDWVGGRYSLWSCIGLSIALHIGYDNFEKLLEGAHWMDNHFKTAPVEQNAPMLXALLGVWYINFFQAETHAMLPYDQYMHRFAAYFQQGDMESNGKYITIHGKRVNYHTGPIVWGEPGTNGQHAFYQLIHQGTRMVPADFLIPAQTQHPIRESKHHKILMANFLAQTEALMKGKTTEEAKKELEAGGLTGEALETILPHKVFQGNKPTNSIVFKKLNPFTLGALIAMYEHKIFVQGVMWEINSFDQWGVELGKALCKKIEPELHGSNEVHSHDSSTNGLINFIKKNHA; this is encoded by the exons ATGGGACTCACACACGACCCAACCTTCCAGAAACTGGAGAAATGGTACCATGAACATGCTCTGCACCTCAACATGAGGAAGATGTTTGAGGAAGACAAGGAGAGATTCCACAAATTCAG CACAACACTGAAGACAGATCATGGAGACATTCTGATTGATTACTCTAAGAATCTCATCACTGAGGATGTCATGAAGATGTTGGTCGAACTG GGCAAGTCCAGGGGGATTGAGGCCACCAGGGACAAGATGTTCCATGGAGACAAGATCAACTTCACTGAG GGTCGTGCCGTGCTCCACGTGGCTCTGAGGAACCGCTCCAACCATCCCATCATGGTTGACGGACATGATGTGATGCCTGAGGTCAACAAAGTCCTGGAGAAGATGAAGGGCTTCTGCCAC AAAGTTCGCAGTGGGGAGTGGAAGGGCTGGACTGGAAAGTCCATCACAGACGTTGTTAACGTCGGCATTGGTGGATCTGACCTG GGTCCTCTAATGGTGACTGAGGCTCTGAAGAACTACTCCAAGGGAGGTCCCCGTGTGCATTTTGTCTCCAACATTGACGGCACACACATCTCCAAAACCCTGGCTGAGCTCAATGCTGAGACCACCCTGTTCATTGTGGCCTCCAAG ACTTTCACCACCCAAGAGACCATCACCAACGCAGAGTCTGCCAAGGAATGGTTCATTGAGCACGCTAAAGAT AAATCTGCTGTTGCCAAGCACTTTGTGGCGCTCTCCACTGCCGGC CCCTTAGTGAAGGCCTTTGGCATTGATCCTGACAACATGTTTGGCTTCTGGGAT tgGGTTGGTGGACGTTATTCCCTGTGGTCTTGTATTGGATTGTCCATTGCTCTGCACATCG GCTATGACAACTTTGAGAAGCTTCTAGAAGGGGCTCACTGGATG GACAACCATTTCAAAACAGCCCCTGTGGAGCAGAACGCTCCCATGCTCRTGGCTCTGCTGGGTGTCTGGTACATCAACTTCTTCCAGGCCGAGACCCACGCCATGCTGCCTTATGACCAGTACATGCACCGATTCGCTGCCTATTTCCAGCAG GGTGACATGGAGTCCAATGGAAAGTACATCACTATCCATGGCAAACGTGTCAACTACCATACCGGCCCCATCGTATGGGGAGAGCCTGGCACCAATGGACAGCACGCCTTCTACCAGCTCATTCACCAAG GAACTCGCATGGTCCCCGCTGACTTCCTCATCCCTGCCCAGACACAGCACCCCATCAGGGAAAGTAAGCACCATAAG ATCCTGATGGCCAACTTCCTGGCTCAGACTGAGGCTCTGATGAAAGGAAAGACCACAGAGGAGGCTAAGAAGGAACTGGAGGCCGGCGGCCTGACAGGAGAGGCCCTGGAAACCATTCTGCCACACAAA GTATTCCAAGGAAACAAGCCAACCAACTCTATTGTCTTCAAGAAGCTGAACCCATTCACACTGGGAGCACTTATTG cCATGTATGAACACAAGATCTTTGTCCAGGGTGTTATGTGGGAGATCAACAGTTTTGACCAGTGGGG AGTTGAGCTGGGTAAGGCTTTGTGTAAGAAGATCGAGCCTGAGCTACATGGCTCCAACGAGGTCCACTCTCACGACTCCTCCACCAACGGGCTCATTAACTTTATCAAGAAGAACCACGCCTAA